A DNA window from Bacteroides cellulosilyticus contains the following coding sequences:
- a CDS encoding four helix bundle protein has product MTTEELRNRLKVFAVRIVKLVDKLPNTSAGRAIGNQIVRSGTSPAANYRAACLGKSDKDFLNKLKMVEEELDETLYWIELLGDTSLVKQELLSDLYRENEELLKIIISSITTMKARMNK; this is encoded by the coding sequence ATGACAACGGAAGAATTGAGGAACAGGTTGAAGGTGTTTGCGGTACGAATAGTTAAGTTAGTAGATAAATTGCCTAATACATCGGCTGGTAGGGCTATAGGAAATCAGATCGTTCGTTCCGGAACGTCTCCCGCAGCAAATTACAGAGCCGCGTGTTTGGGAAAATCAGACAAGGATTTCCTAAACAAGCTGAAAATGGTGGAAGAAGAACTTGATGAAACCTTGTATTGGATAGAGTTACTAGGTGACACTTCTTTAGTTAAGCAAGAGTTGCTGTCTGATTTATATCGGGAAAATGAGGAACTTCTGAAGATAATAATCAGTTCGATAACCACTATGAAGGCAAGGATGAATAAATAG
- a CDS encoding Na+/H+ antiporter NhaC family protein: MTNTANKRKGGWWALSPLAVFLCLYLVTSLIVNDFYKVPITVAFLLSSCYAIALTRGLSLEKRVYQFSVGASNKNIILMIWIFILAGAFAQSAKQMGAIDATVNLTLSILPDNLLLAGIFIAACFISLSIGTSVGTIVALTPVAIGLAEKTGIDLPYMVAIVVGGSFFGDNLSFISDTTIASTKTQDCVMRDKFRVNFMIVVPAALVVLCIYIFQGLSISAPAQTQAIEWIKVIPYLIVLGTAVAGVNVMLVLLLGILSTGIIGIVTSGTDISTAFFDWFGAMGTGITGMGELITITLLAGGMLETIRYNGGIDFIISRLTRHVKGKRGAELSIAALVSIANLCTANNTIAIITTGPIAKDIAQRFHLDRRKTASILDTFSCLIQGIIPYGAQLLIAAGLAGISPISIIGSLYYPFTMGICALLAILVRYPRKYS, from the coding sequence ATGACAAATACAGCGAATAAACGAAAAGGTGGATGGTGGGCACTGAGCCCGCTGGCAGTATTTTTATGCCTTTACCTGGTGACTTCATTGATTGTAAACGATTTCTATAAAGTACCTATTACGGTAGCATTCCTGTTGTCATCTTGCTATGCCATCGCACTGACGCGCGGATTGAGTCTGGAAAAGCGGGTGTATCAATTCTCGGTAGGAGCCAGCAATAAGAATATCATATTGATGATATGGATATTCATCCTTGCCGGAGCTTTTGCACAGAGCGCCAAACAGATGGGAGCAATCGACGCTACAGTAAACCTGACTCTGAGCATCCTGCCGGACAATTTATTACTGGCAGGAATTTTCATCGCCGCCTGTTTCATTTCACTTTCCATCGGCACCAGCGTAGGAACAATTGTAGCCCTGACGCCCGTAGCCATCGGACTGGCGGAAAAAACCGGCATCGATCTGCCATATATGGTTGCCATTGTAGTGGGCGGTTCATTTTTCGGAGATAATCTCTCCTTTATTTCGGACACAACAATTGCATCCACCAAAACACAGGATTGTGTGATGAGGGATAAGTTCCGGGTGAACTTTATGATTGTGGTTCCGGCAGCACTGGTCGTACTATGTATCTATATATTCCAGGGATTATCAATATCAGCCCCTGCACAGACGCAAGCGATTGAATGGATAAAGGTTATCCCCTACCTCATCGTATTGGGCACGGCAGTGGCTGGTGTAAATGTAATGCTGGTTTTGCTGCTGGGTATCCTCAGCACAGGCATCATAGGTATTGTTACAAGCGGAACAGACATAAGTACAGCTTTCTTCGACTGGTTCGGCGCCATGGGAACAGGTATCACGGGAATGGGAGAACTTATTACCATCACTTTACTTGCGGGCGGCATGCTTGAGACTATTCGGTATAATGGAGGCATAGATTTCATAATCTCCCGCCTGACACGTCACGTAAAAGGTAAGCGAGGTGCAGAACTGAGTATCGCCGCACTCGTCAGCATTGCCAACCTATGCACCGCCAACAATACCATCGCCATCATTACCACCGGACCGATAGCCAAGGACATCGCCCAACGCTTTCATCTGGACCGCCGGAAGACAGCCAGTATCCTGGACACGTTCTCCTGCCTGATACAAGGTATCATTCCTTACGGAGCGCAATTATTGATTGCCGCCGGATTAGCGGGAATTTCTCCCATCAGCATTATCGGTAGCTTGTATTACCCGTTTACAATGGGAATATGTGCATTACTGGCAATATTGGTGAGATATCCACGGAAATATTCGTGA
- a CDS encoding bifunctional 4-hydroxy-2-oxoglutarate aldolase/2-dehydro-3-deoxy-phosphogluconate aldolase, translated as MAKFDKIAVLNKIGSTGMVPVFYHKDAEVAKKVVKACYEGGVRAFEFTNRGDFAHEVFAEVVKFAAKECPEMAMGVGSIVDPATAALYLQLGANFVVGPLFNPEIAKICNRRLVAYTPGCGSVSEVGFAQEAGCDLCKIFPGDVLGAKLVKGLLAPMPWSKLMVTGGVEPTQENLTSWIKAGVFCVGMGSKLFPNDKVAVEDWTYVTEKCKEALAYIAEARK; from the coding sequence ATGGCTAAGTTTGATAAAATAGCAGTATTAAATAAGATCGGTTCTACCGGAATGGTGCCCGTCTTCTATCATAAAGATGCAGAAGTTGCAAAAAAAGTAGTGAAAGCGTGTTATGAAGGTGGTGTTCGTGCCTTTGAATTTACTAACCGTGGTGACTTTGCTCACGAAGTATTTGCAGAAGTTGTGAAATTTGCAGCGAAAGAGTGCCCGGAGATGGCTATGGGCGTAGGTTCTATCGTTGATCCAGCTACGGCTGCCCTTTACCTGCAATTGGGTGCTAACTTCGTTGTAGGCCCATTGTTCAACCCCGAGATCGCTAAGATTTGCAACCGTCGTCTGGTTGCCTATACTCCGGGATGCGGAAGCGTTTCAGAAGTAGGTTTCGCTCAGGAGGCAGGATGCGATCTTTGCAAGATATTCCCGGGTGACGTTCTTGGTGCAAAACTGGTAAAAGGCTTGTTGGCTCCGATGCCGTGGTCTAAGCTGATGGTAACCGGTGGGGTAGAGCCTACTCAGGAAAACCTGACTTCATGGATCAAAGCCGGTGTGTTCTGCGTAGGTATGGGATCTAAACTCTTCCCGAATGATAAAGTTGCTGTGGAAGACTGGACTTATGTAACTGAAAAATGCAAAGAAGCTCTGGCTTATATCGCAGAAGCAAGAAAATAA
- a CDS encoding UxaA family hydrolase, with protein METKYLKINPADNVAVAIVTLPAGEKLTVDGTEITLSEEVPAGHKFALKDFAEGENVIKYGYPIGHARMAKKQGDWMNENNIQTNLAGLLDYTYNPTSVTLDIPHKDLTFKGYRRKSGEVGIRNEIWIIPTVGCVNGIINQLAEGLRRETGGKGVDAIMAYPHNYGCSQLGDDHENTKKILRDMVLHPNAGAVLVVGLGCENNQPDVFREFLGEYDEDRVKFMVTQKVGDEYEEGMKLLRELYEKASKDERVDVPLSELRVGLKCGGSDGFSGITANPLLGMFSDFLVAQGGTSVLTEVPEMFGAETILMNRCRNKELFEETVKLINDFKEYFLSHGEPVGENPSPGNKAGGISTLEDKALGCTQKCGKSYVEGVLPYGERLKVKGLNLLSAPGNDLVAATALASCGCHMVLFTTGRGTPFGTYVPTMKISTNSTLAKNKPGWIDFNAGVIVENEPMEKTCERFIDYIIQVASGEFVNNEKKGYKEIAIFKTGVTL; from the coding sequence ATGGAAACTAAGTACCTTAAAATCAACCCTGCGGATAATGTAGCTGTCGCTATCGTGACACTGCCGGCAGGAGAAAAGCTCACGGTGGACGGGACGGAAATCACTCTGAGTGAGGAAGTGCCCGCCGGACATAAATTTGCATTGAAAGACTTTGCAGAGGGCGAAAACGTCATTAAATACGGGTACCCTATCGGCCATGCACGCATGGCTAAGAAACAGGGGGATTGGATGAATGAGAATAATATTCAGACAAATCTGGCTGGGTTGCTGGACTATACATACAATCCGACAAGCGTTACGCTGGACATTCCACACAAGGACCTGACATTCAAAGGTTATCGTCGTAAAAGCGGCGAAGTGGGAATTCGCAATGAGATCTGGATTATACCGACCGTAGGTTGCGTGAATGGTATCATCAACCAGCTGGCCGAAGGTCTGCGCCGGGAAACCGGCGGCAAAGGAGTGGATGCGATTATGGCATATCCGCACAACTATGGCTGCTCGCAATTGGGAGACGACCACGAAAACACTAAGAAAATCCTGCGGGACATGGTATTGCACCCCAATGCAGGTGCAGTGCTGGTAGTGGGCTTAGGCTGTGAAAACAATCAGCCGGATGTGTTCCGTGAGTTCCTGGGAGAATATGACGAAGACCGTGTAAAATTCATGGTAACGCAGAAAGTAGGCGATGAGTACGAAGAAGGTATGAAACTGTTGCGGGAGCTGTATGAAAAAGCCAGCAAGGACGAACGTGTGGATGTACCCCTGAGTGAACTGCGAGTAGGCTTAAAGTGTGGCGGATCGGATGGTTTCTCCGGTATCACAGCCAATCCGTTGTTGGGTATGTTCTCCGATTTCCTGGTGGCACAAGGTGGTACGAGCGTATTGACGGAAGTTCCGGAAATGTTCGGCGCAGAGACCATATTGATGAACCGTTGCCGCAACAAGGAATTATTTGAAGAAACTGTGAAACTGATTAATGACTTCAAGGAGTACTTCCTTTCACATGGCGAACCGGTAGGTGAAAATCCGTCTCCGGGAAACAAGGCGGGTGGTATCTCAACTTTGGAGGACAAGGCCTTGGGATGCACGCAGAAGTGTGGCAAAAGCTACGTGGAAGGCGTGTTGCCGTATGGTGAGCGTCTGAAAGTAAAAGGATTGAATTTATTGTCAGCTCCGGGAAATGACCTGGTGGCAGCAACAGCACTGGCTTCCTGCGGTTGCCACATGGTATTGTTCACCACAGGACGTGGCACACCGTTCGGAACGTATGTGCCGACCATGAAGATTTCCACCAACTCTACACTGGCAAAGAATAAGCCGGGATGGATTGATTTCAATGCAGGAGTTATCGTGGAAAACGAGCCGATGGAAAAGACTTGCGAACGGTTTATCGATTACATTATCCAGGTGGCAAGCGGTGAATTCGTGAACAACGAGAAGAAAGGTTACAAGGAAATCGCGATCTTCAAAACGGGAGTTACCTTATAA
- a CDS encoding sugar kinase, with product MGKKVVTLGEIMLRLSTPGNTRFVQSDSFDVVYGGGEANVAVSCANYGHDAYFVTKLPKHEIGQSAVNALRKYGVKTDFIARGGDRVGIYYLETGASMRPSKVIYDRAHSAIAEADAADFDFDAIMEGADWFHWSGITPAISDKAAELTKLACEAAKRHGVTVSVDLNFRKKLWTKEKAQSIMKPLMQFVDVCIGNEEDAELCLGFKPDADVEGGKTDAEGYKGIFKAMAKEFGFKYVISTLRESFSASHNGWKAMIYNGEEFYESKRYDINPIIDRVGGGDSFSGGIIHGLLTKPNQGAALEFAVAASALKHTINGDFNLVSVEEVEALAGGDASGRVQR from the coding sequence ATGGGAAAGAAAGTCGTTACATTAGGCGAGATCATGTTGAGATTGTCCACTCCGGGAAATACCCGTTTTGTTCAGTCTGATTCATTTGACGTAGTATATGGTGGTGGTGAAGCAAATGTTGCTGTCAGCTGTGCCAACTATGGACATGACGCTTACTTTGTGACTAAATTGCCGAAACACGAAATCGGTCAATCAGCTGTGAACGCACTGCGCAAATATGGTGTAAAAACAGATTTCATTGCCCGTGGTGGCGACCGCGTAGGTATCTACTATCTTGAAACAGGTGCTTCTATGCGTCCCAGTAAAGTAATCTATGACCGTGCACATTCTGCCATTGCTGAAGCAGATGCAGCTGACTTCGATTTTGATGCAATCATGGAAGGTGCCGATTGGTTCCACTGGTCCGGTATCACTCCCGCTATCTCCGATAAAGCTGCCGAGCTGACAAAATTGGCTTGCGAAGCTGCAAAACGTCATGGCGTTACAGTATCTGTTGACCTCAACTTCCGTAAGAAACTCTGGACGAAAGAAAAAGCACAATCCATCATGAAGCCGTTGATGCAGTTTGTTGATGTTTGTATCGGTAACGAAGAAGATGCGGAACTCTGTCTGGGTTTCAAACCCGACGCTGATGTAGAAGGTGGAAAGACTGATGCTGAAGGCTACAAGGGTATCTTTAAGGCAATGGCTAAAGAATTCGGATTCAAATATGTTATTTCTACTTTGCGTGAATCATTCTCTGCAAGTCATAATGGCTGGAAGGCAATGATTTATAACGGTGAAGAATTCTACGAATCTAAACGTTACGATATCAATCCGATCATCGACCGTGTAGGTGGTGGCGACTCTTTCTCCGGCGGTATCATCCACGGTTTGCTGACGAAGCCTAACCAGGGTGCGGCTCTCGAATTTGCCGTAGCCGCTTCGGCTTTGAAGCATACTATCAATGGAGACTTCAATCTGGTATCGGTAGAAGAAGTTGAAGCATTGGCAGGTGGTGATGCAAGCGGACGTGTACAGAGATAA
- a CDS encoding LacI family DNA-binding transcriptional regulator: MGSERIRIKDIAKMADVSVGTVDRVIHGRSGVSEASRKRVEEILKQLDYQPNMYASALASNKKYAFSCLLPQHEKGEYWTAVEAGIQDALVAYSDFNISVNLSYYDPFDYHSFGDVARNILEQEPDGIMFAPTVPQYTKPFTEELNKRSIPYIYIDSNLKDQPALSFFGQNSHQSGYFAARMMMLLAGGEREIVIFRKINEGIVGSNQQERREIGFREYMLKHHPDCRIWELNLHAKRDSDDAQMLNDFFRKHPNVKNGITFNSKVYIVGEYLLKQQKTDFKLMGYDLLERNVKCLMEGSVSFLIAQQPELQGFDGIKALCDYLIFRKEVPRENFMPIDLLTKENIEFYSNK, encoded by the coding sequence ATGGGGTCTGAAAGAATACGCATTAAAGATATCGCCAAAATGGCGGATGTATCGGTGGGAACAGTAGACCGGGTGATACACGGACGCAGCGGAGTATCAGAAGCCAGCCGGAAACGGGTGGAGGAAATTCTGAAACAGCTGGATTACCAACCCAATATGTACGCCAGCGCACTGGCATCGAACAAGAAATATGCATTCTCCTGTCTGCTGCCGCAACATGAGAAAGGCGAATATTGGACTGCCGTAGAAGCCGGTATCCAGGACGCACTGGTAGCGTACTCGGACTTCAATATCTCCGTGAACCTCTCCTATTACGATCCGTTCGACTATCATTCATTCGGAGACGTTGCCCGGAATATCCTGGAACAGGAGCCGGACGGGATTATGTTCGCCCCTACCGTACCGCAATATACGAAACCGTTTACAGAGGAACTAAACAAACGCTCTATACCTTATATATATATAGACTCCAATTTGAAAGATCAGCCTGCCCTCTCCTTTTTCGGGCAGAATTCGCACCAGAGTGGATACTTCGCCGCACGGATGATGATGTTGCTTGCAGGCGGGGAACGGGAAATTGTAATTTTCCGCAAGATAAACGAAGGTATTGTAGGTTCTAACCAGCAAGAGCGCCGGGAAATAGGATTTCGTGAATACATGCTGAAGCATCACCCCGATTGCCGCATCTGGGAACTGAACCTGCACGCCAAGCGAGACAGTGATGACGCACAGATGCTGAATGATTTTTTCAGAAAACATCCGAACGTAAAGAATGGCATCACTTTCAATTCAAAAGTTTACATTGTCGGAGAATATTTATTGAAGCAACAAAAAACAGACTTTAAACTGATGGGATATGACTTGCTGGAACGCAACGTGAAATGCCTGATGGAAGGTAGCGTATCCTTTCTCATCGCCCAACAGCCTGAATTACAAGGATTCGATGGTATCAAAGCATTGTGTGACTACCTGATTTTCAGAAAGGAAGTACCAAGAGAAAACTTTATGCCGATAGACTTGCTTACGAAGGAGAATATTGAATTTTATTCAAATAAATAA
- a CDS encoding IS110 family transposase produces the protein MKKKWFIGIDISKKTLDVVIYDPAKKHADETNYKQVSNNKTGYQALFAWMKQKRISPKQTVICLENTGIYSYDLCLFLESCKQDYSSFTPLDLKRSLGLVRGKNDRVDAERIAYYGYLHRDELTYSKLSGSAVLILRDLSSERKRLVKHLTENKGFITDRKDRESTSTSRRAEEMVKILEKQIQSVEDEMHGIVSSDPTMNLNYQLLNSIKGIGSVNAINTIIHTNNFKAFETARQYACYLGIAPFEHSSGTSVKGKTRVCATGARLLKADLSQAARSAVVWDKELKEYYERKRKEGKEHGVVLNAVKFKLVCRMFAVVRRGTPFVDLITYKE, from the coding sequence ATGAAAAAGAAATGGTTTATTGGCATTGACATCAGTAAAAAAACACTTGATGTTGTTATTTACGATCCCGCAAAGAAACATGCGGATGAGACAAACTACAAGCAAGTCTCGAATAATAAAACGGGTTATCAAGCATTGTTTGCCTGGATGAAGCAGAAGCGTATTTCTCCTAAACAGACTGTCATCTGCTTGGAGAATACAGGCATTTACAGCTATGATTTATGTCTGTTTTTAGAGTCATGTAAACAAGATTACAGTTCTTTCACTCCTCTGGATTTAAAGCGTTCTCTGGGGCTTGTCCGTGGAAAGAATGACCGTGTGGATGCCGAGCGGATAGCTTACTACGGTTACTTGCATCGGGATGAATTGACCTATTCCAAACTTTCCGGCAGTGCTGTCCTTATCTTGCGTGACTTGTCGTCCGAAAGGAAACGCCTGGTTAAGCATCTGACTGAAAACAAGGGATTTATCACGGACAGAAAAGACCGGGAGTCCACCTCTACGAGCAGGCGGGCAGAAGAAATGGTTAAGATTCTGGAAAAACAAATTCAAAGCGTAGAAGATGAGATGCACGGGATTGTCAGCTCTGATCCGACTATGAACTTAAACTATCAGCTTCTTAACAGCATTAAAGGGATTGGTAGTGTTAATGCCATCAATACAATCATACATACTAATAATTTCAAGGCATTTGAAACCGCACGGCAATATGCCTGTTATCTGGGTATTGCCCCTTTTGAACATTCTTCAGGAACCAGTGTGAAAGGGAAAACAAGGGTATGTGCTACGGGAGCCAGACTATTGAAAGCGGATCTATCGCAGGCTGCAAGATCGGCCGTTGTATGGGATAAGGAACTCAAAGAGTATTATGAAAGGAAAAGAAAAGAGGGAAAAGAACATGGAGTAGTGCTGAATGCGGTAAAGTTTAAACTTGTGTGCAGAATGTTTGCAGTAGTCAGAAGAGGGACACCCTTTGTTGATTTAATCACGTATAAAGAATAA